In the Commensalibacter melissae genome, AGGTCCATCCATTACAAGAAGGTGAATTTGTTACAAGGGCCCCAATTTTATGAATGGAACCTCTTTTGTTTCCACTGATAACAGTGCTATCGGATGTTACTGTAGCAAAAACGCGTTTATTTCGATCCATCAAGATTGTTCCTGGCTGAATAAATCCCTGTTCAATCAGGTTTCCAAAAGGAACACGAGGAATCTCTCGTTTGGAAGGGGTGACTTTAATATCTTCAATCGATAACGGCTTTTCATTGTTCACACGTCGAAGGGCGGCTTTCATATAGTCTGGATGACGTTCAATCCCGATATAACGTCGCTGAAGTTTTTTTGCCACAGCAAGGGTTGTTCCAGTTCCAGCAAAAGGATCCAATACAACATCTTCAATATTTGTAGAGGACAAGATAACGCGATATAGCAGGCTTTCTGGTTTTTGGGTCGGATGTAATTTTAGTCCATGTTCATTTCGAAGTCTTTCATGTCCAGTACATAAAGGCAGAAACCAATCAGAACGCATCTGAATATCATCATTTAAGGTTTTCATGGCCTGATAATTGAAACAATATTTACTATCAGCATCTTTGGCTGCCCATATTAATGTCTCATGCGCATTGGTAAATCGTCTTCCCTTAAAATTTGGCATGGGATTGGATTTCCGCCAAACAATATCATTCAAGATCCAGAAACCAAGATCCTGTAAAATTGCTCCAATTCTGAAAATATTATGATAGGAACCAATAACCCAAATTGTTCCATTTTTTCTCAATAAACGATGACATTCCTTCAACCAGCTTCGACAAAATTGATCATATAGTTGGAAACTCTTAAATTTATCCCAATCTTCATTAACCCCATCCACGATTGTATCATCTGGACGACGCAATTCTCCCTGTAATTGCAAATTATATGGGGGATCGGCAAAAATACAGTCAATTGACGCAGAAGGTATGGTTTTCATGACCTGAATACATTCACCATTCAAAATCTGATCCAAAGGTATATTTAATTTTACTGCTTCACTCATAAAATCCTTGACCTTTTACTTGCTCTTTTTGCTCTACATCCATTGAAAACGAAAATTGTCTTACGGTGATATATCCTTGGCGATGATGTGGAGAACAACCATATTTCCTCAAGGCCTCACGATGCATAACCGTTGGGTACCCCACATTATGCTCCCATCCATACCGATCCCATTTCCGTGCCAGACCGACCATCAGCTTATCACGCAAAACCTTTGCGATAATTGATGCCGCAGCAATTGAATATGAAAATCCATCCCCCTTGATAATGGTTTGCGTGGCACATCCAAAATCAGGAGCGATCGTTCCATCAACCAATACAAGATCAGGAAGAATATTTAGTTTTGATACAGCCCTTTGCATTGCCAAGCTGGCAGATTTCCTGATATTTAAATGGAAAATTTCATCAACTGATGCCGCGGCCACACCAATCTTGACATGCGGCATTTGATTTAAAACCGCATAAATTTCTTGTCTCAATGCAGATTTGATTTTCTTTGAATCATCAAGCAATTCTGAAATATCCTCAGGAATATTTTCCTGAAACATTACAGCGGCAGCAACAACAGGACCAGCAAGACAACCCATTCCCACTTCATCCACGCCTGCAATTGATACTTTATGATGCATTCTACTCAAATAATTCGTTTCTAAACCAATAACCTACTATACTCAACGAGTCGCAAATGAATAGCCCTAAAATGAAAAAAATAAAAAAAGCTGTTAATAACTTCTGATTAACAGCTTTTTTAAGCCTAAATTTTAAATTTAATTATTAACTTATTTACATTTACGATGTTTACAACAACATTTAAACATCCTTGATAAAAATGTTCCGGCAATCAAAGCGATAACCAATGCTGCAACAGGACGGTTCCGAATGAAATTCATCAAGCATTCCATTTTTCCCTCAGAACCATATAGACGCGAAAATTCATTATCGGCAACACCCGCAAAATCCTCAAAACGTTTTCCTTTTTGATCAGATGCTTTATTTCTTAAATCCTGGCCTTTTTCTCTGGCCTGGTCCGCGACGTTTTGAACCTTGTCTTTTAATTGATCAATAGTATCCTGTTTTTTATCCTGGGCACGAGAAAAGGCATCCTGTGCTTTATCTTTGGCATCATCAATCGAGCTGCCAATTTTTGCACCAACTTCCCTTAAAGTATCTTCCATATTCTTTGACATTGTTCCCTCCTTTAAAAAAGGATTGCAATCTTATCATTTTTTTATGTTTTTAAGTGTATCTTTTGCTTCGTTTTTCACCGATTCATAATTTTGTTTGGCATGGTCAACCGCGTCCTTTAATTTTGCCTTTCCATCCGTTAATGTATTTTCAATTTTTTCAGCAGTATTTTTAATAAAATCTTTTACATTACTCATATTATGCACCTTTTATAATAACAATTCATAGACTATTGGTAATTATGACAACTCCAAACCAAAAAGTCTATAAAATTATCAATCACTTATATTACAATACCGCTTTTTAGAGATATAAAATTTCTAGGGTTAAGGAATATTAAAAAATGAAGTGATCAACTTAAATATTGATTAAATTCTGCAATGATTTATTTTGTCACAATTAGTTTTGTTATTTTGATTTTTAATTATATAAATTTAGATATTGCCATTAAAAATAAGTTTCTTGCATATGACTTTACCCCAAAATACAACAAATTCTGATAAATCTCACTCACGTTTTCATCCATGGTTAAAAATATTTTTATATATCGGTCTAATAGCTGTCATTATTGGGGTGGCATATCGTTTTTATGGTGTATTTTCATCAACTTCCGAGCATTCCCATTATGTTGTTGAACAACCAGTTGCAGCAACAATTGTAAAGAAAAGCCATCTACCTGTTATTCTAACTGAACTTGGAACAGTCGTTCCCATTTCCAATGTTACCGTACAAACACGAATTTCCGGCTATTTACAACAAGTATTTTTCACGGAAGGGCAATTGGTTAAGAAAAATGATTTACTTGCCCTTATTGACCCACGTCCCTCAGAAGCTTTGAAGGCACAATATGAAGGCAATTTAAAAGCCGACACGGCCTTACTGCAACAGGCAAAATTGGATAATAAGCGCTATCAAACCCTTCTAAAACAAAACAGTATCGCCCCCATGACGGCTCAAGATCAGCAATATAAGGTTGCCCAGCTTGAAGGACAGGTCAAAACAGATCAGGCCCTAATCAAACAGCAAGAATTAAATCTTATCTACTGTCACATCCGTGCACCTGTTGACGGTCGCATCGGGATCAGACAGGTTGATGCGGGAAATTATATTACCGAAGGCCAAAGCGGAGGATTGGCCACTTTAACCCAAATGACCCCCATGTCGGTTATTTTTACCTTACCTGAAAATCAATTGGGCATTGTCTTGGAAGCTTTGAAAAATAAAAAAGAACTAACCGTTGAGGCTTGGAACACCGATAATACGACCAAACTTGCCACAGGAAAAACAAGCGTGATAGACAGTCAGATTGACACATCAACAGGAACCGTTCGGTTGAGAGCCATTTTTGAAAATAAAAACTGGGAACTTTTTCCAAACCAATTTGTAAATGCCCATTTACTAGTCAAGGTTATTAAAGATGCTTTGATTTTACCAAATAATGCTATTCAAACAGGACCAAATGGTTCCTTTGTGTATGTTATTCAAAAAGATTCAACGGTTAAAATACAGACAATCAAAACAGGATATAATGATGGTGAACATACGGTTATAACCGCTGGTTTAGTTGAGAATGAAAAAATAGTTACTGACGGAATTGATACTTTACATGAAGGTTCAAAAGTCATCATTCCCGAAAATACGCAATCTTCTGAATAATAATTAACTTGAAAATCATAACAGTTTCCCAATTTTGTCAAGTTTATAAATAAATAGAGATTTTTATGAATCCATCACGCCTTTTTATTTTGCGCCCCGTGGCAACAACCCTTCTTATGATTGCCATCATGATCTGCGGAATATTAGGCTATCGTTTCTTACCCCTGTCCGCGTTACCTGATGTTGACTATCCAACAATAACCGTTTCAACATTTTATCCGGGCGCAAGTCCGGATGTCATGATGACCTCGGTCACAGCACCATTGGAAAGTGAATTGGGATCCATCCCTGGATTAAATCAAATGATTTCCCAATCCTCTGGAGGGGCTTCAGTCATCACGTTACAATTCAATCTTTCAGTCTCCATGGATGTCGCAGCCCAGGAAGTGCAAGAAGCTATCAATCAGGCCAACTCCCTTTTGCCCACTGATTTGCCTGCACCTCCTGTTTATGCAAAAGTAAATCCTGCTGATACACCTATCCTTACGCT is a window encoding:
- a CDS encoding site-specific DNA-methyltransferase, translating into MSEAVKLNIPLDQILNGECIQVMKTIPSASIDCIFADPPYNLQLQGELRRPDDTIVDGVNEDWDKFKSFQLYDQFCRSWLKECHRLLRKNGTIWVIGSYHNIFRIGAILQDLGFWILNDIVWRKSNPMPNFKGRRFTNAHETLIWAAKDADSKYCFNYQAMKTLNDDIQMRSDWFLPLCTGHERLRNEHGLKLHPTQKPESLLYRVILSSTNIEDVVLDPFAGTGTTLAVAKKLQRRYIGIERHPDYMKAALRRVNNEKPLSIEDIKVTPSKREIPRVPFGNLIEQGFIQPGTILMDRNKRVFATVTSDSTVISGNKRGSIHKIGALVTNSPSCNGWTFWHFERNGGLYALDILRNEYNAMTKLAKS
- a CDS encoding ribonuclease HII, producing the protein MHHKVSIAGVDEVGMGCLAGPVVAAAVMFQENIPEDISELLDDSKKIKSALRQEIYAVLNQMPHVKIGVAAASVDEIFHLNIRKSASLAMQRAVSKLNILPDLVLVDGTIAPDFGCATQTIIKGDGFSYSIAAASIIAKVLRDKLMVGLARKWDRYGWEHNVGYPTVMHREALRKYGCSPHHRQGYITVRQFSFSMDVEQKEQVKGQGFYE
- a CDS encoding efflux RND transporter periplasmic adaptor subunit; this encodes MTLPQNTTNSDKSHSRFHPWLKIFLYIGLIAVIIGVAYRFYGVFSSTSEHSHYVVEQPVAATIVKKSHLPVILTELGTVVPISNVTVQTRISGYLQQVFFTEGQLVKKNDLLALIDPRPSEALKAQYEGNLKADTALLQQAKLDNKRYQTLLKQNSIAPMTAQDQQYKVAQLEGQVKTDQALIKQQELNLIYCHIRAPVDGRIGIRQVDAGNYITEGQSGGLATLTQMTPMSVIFTLPENQLGIVLEALKNKKELTVEAWNTDNTTKLATGKTSVIDSQIDTSTGTVRLRAIFENKNWELFPNQFVNAHLLVKVIKDALILPNNAIQTGPNGSFVYVIQKDSTVKIQTIKTGYNDGEHTVITAGLVENEKIVTDGIDTLHEGSKVIIPENTQSSE